AGAGAATAGGtgcttttttcagttcttgaaCGTTATCATATTTGCATCCCATCACTTCAATTGCCTTCTGATTAGCACTGGTCTGTTGCAAAAATCAGTTGAAATAAGGAGAAGCTTTCTGTGCAATGCTTGGTACTGCTAGTGGTCTTGTTCAAACAAGACGGCCTGATCATTTTGATTGTTGGCTATTTCCAGGCTTTCCCCCAGAGGAAGCTACTTGAGTGTTTTCCCACTATATTTATCTGTACTAAGAAGTAAGCTGAATACCCAAAACACTATTCCTTGTCTAACATGTGACATCACCTCTTGTAATCTTCTGGAGTAGTGTTAATTACCTTTAAGTCTTTGTCTGCAAGCCTTTGGAACATGTTGGCGtacatctttttctctttctcatgctGCTCCCGTATTTTTTGCTGACAAGTTACCAGTTGCACTTTGGCAGCTTTGTTACTTGGATAAAGTTGTATCACCTTCTGGAAATCTCCCCGGGCCAATTCAAAGTCATTGACAGCCAAGTGCGCTTCTCCACGCCGGAAGAGGCCTTTTTCATTGTTGCTATCCAATTCAAGTGcctgcattaaaaaacaaaacaaaaccacattcaagaataatttttcttttttttaaaataagaggcAGTCAGAACACCAGAGACTGCTAGAAACTGTACCTTCCGAAGTAGATTTATGAGTCTTATCAGGGCTTACTAATAAGGCGAGTTGAAGACAGCTAAAGTAAGTTCAGAGAGGGCTGAATATAGTAGGATATttgacagagaagcagcaagtcTAAGATTTAGTCCTGGCTCTATTCCAGCTCTTTGAAGGACCTTTGCCAACATGACTACCTTCACCACATCTCAGTGTTTCTAACTTCTAAATACTTGAATACTCTCAATGTAGCAGGAATTTAGTAAAAGATATTCAAAGGACAATAACTATGAAAATAACCTGTTGGATATTTTTACAGTGTGTATTCAGTACTACCCAACTGCCACCTGACAAGAAAGGCCAAACGCCACATGGGCTGGTATCCCTCAAATTGTTAAAGCAAGAGATAAACTGTCAGATTGCTTgtgcagcttaaaaataaataaacccttACTACCTTGTTGCAGTTCTCCAAAGCCTGGGAGTATTCCTTCAGCTTGAGATGGCACATAGCTAGATTAAGGTGAGCAGCAAGCCTCAAGCTTCTGGCTTTTGTATCCTCCTCATCAGAGAGTCCTGATTCATGCTCCAGCCATGACACAATCTTCTTATACTGCAATGCTGCCCGTTTGTATTTCCCCTCCTGTAAACAAGGCAATTCAATTATCACACAGCTCATCACAGTAACTTTTATCTCCTTCTTGCCCCTTCTGCTTACCTTGAGCAATagatctggaaaaaataactcAATCAGAAAATAACTTCTATCATCAAAAATATACTACTTCTGAAAGCCATTCCTCCATAGGATCAGAAAATCTTTGGGAATACCTACTGGTTCCCCCACTAAAGCTAGGGGTATAGGCCAGCATTGATACTTCACTCTCAACTCCCACCTTATATTCAACTTTCGATACAAAACAAGGAAGAAGGGGcattttcaaaacagcacaACTACTGCTATGTCATGAAGATAATGGGGAAAGTCTGCCTTTAGCTGGTCAAATTATTTGAAACAGCTTCTCCACACTTCTCTACCCAAACGAATGTGGTTCATTCACAGCACTGACTTAAATACTGTAACCCTGGTGCCATTCAATATATGCCCCGAAGTTATCTGTAGGTACAGTAAACAGCTCAGAGAGAACTAACTCCCTGCAGAGTTAGTTCTTTGGATATTCCAACTctgaggctttcttttttttttttcttttttcttttaagacacCTTCCCCTCCAGTCCTCCCTGTAAAACATCACAGACAATACCATGAACACCACTCTGAAATCACAGAAGCTGCAATCATCATTATCAGCTCATGACATGAACTAAGAAATGCTATTATTACTTGGGGACTGTAATTTACCTTGAAGTACTGTGTGCCTCTCTCCTTCACAATGCAGCTTTGTTCCAGCTTCTCATCTGTGTTCATTTCCCAAGACTCCTTAGCCTACCCAAACAGGAACAGTTGTAGTCAATGATACAACTTCTGGGCAAACCAAGTGGCTATGCTGCTTCCCACTAACAGTATGGCAGAGATAGGTTTGGCAAAGCAGAGTTTTGCACTGCTACTGGAAACTGGGCTAGAGCAGGAGAGACACTGACAGCCATGGACAGAGTTACAGTAAGAACAAGGACAATTTCAGCCAAGAGCTCCCAGCATGTCATCATCTCTGACAACAGTGGCTTCCCTATTTCAGATCAACATTCAAGGATTCCATCATCCTTGTTTAAGCTGCACCCATACTTCTTCCCCCACTTCCCAATCTCTTTGGGACTTCATCTCTTGTTCCTaccttttcaaagcttttgagTTTCACTTCATACTGTAGCTCTGCATCTGGAGGGATCTGAAATTTCTCCTTCCCAGCACTTCCAAAACCATAGCTGtaagattggggggggggtgggggtgggggtgggggtgtacaaaacaaaacaacaacaaaaaaaagagttccAAAACTATCCAGCCAGCCATATGTGCTATATAGGAAGCTGGAGGGAAAAACCACATGCAAATCTGGGATGCCTATACAGCATTATTACAAGACATAAAGGCTTGAAGAATTCTGGGTAGTATTCTAAAATTAGCACGGACAAGGTagaagaaagctggagaaacCTGGGGTTAATTTTGTTAATCTCTAGGTTACCAGTTAACTTCCTTTTAACTTCacataagcttaaaaaaaaaccccaaaaacaacaaaaaacccccctccctctatcaaggaaaaaaaagactttcaagTTATACACATCTTGCTTCATATTCATTGTCTGagactgttttcttcagagcatCTGTATTTTAGTACTGctctcagaaaagcaaagataacAATAAACACAGAGATTAAGTGAACAGCTGTACGCTTAACACACTGCCAATCAGCTGATAAACAGTAAATGCCTATAGAAAGGTTCTGTGTTGCAATTCCAGTAAGAAGTTGCATATTAGCAGGAAAACGCTCAAGATcagattgctttgcttttcttctcccttcaggTTCAGTTCCAgtttaaaaaacttaaaataaaaactgaaatgaattaaAGTTTGATGGAAACAATCAGTGCAAACTCCACTTGTTTCAGATGTGTTCTCActgtaaagagaaaattctgcttATATCCAAGACTGTTTGAGTTTACAATATTGGACGGTCATACCTCTCAGTTAGCTGTTCTAAGTCTCAGAGAGTTCTCATAATGGTCCAAGGTTTGGATATAACTTTGCCTTGTATCTCACAGGAATCTTGAAGGTCTTCTTCCAAAAGGCTTTCAGAAGACCAGTGAATGTTTTCCACTAACAAAAGATTTCTGATAGTTTTTACTAACCACATCACCTAAGGACTAGCTATCTGGTCACACTGGGCTGCTCAGAAGGCTCTTCAGCTCTTTTCCTATTCTGAGGCTGTTCTTTAGGTATCTGTATATGCACTGCTTTATAGTAAGTACTGTTTCTTTAAGAGGTACCACAAAAATGTAAGTTAAAGAGagcaacagtattttttttttaacattcaccAAGACCAACACTATAGAGACTTAAGTAAATTTCTTTTGGAGTGCTACTACTTCACATCCAAGTGGCAAAGCAATCTTAGCTCTGTACTTCTCATACATCACACTTTTGGGACTAATCAGGTTTTTactacagcactgaaaaaagctgaagagcATTATAACAAAACACTTCATTCTGGCCAGCTGCTTAGTATAAGCCCTTTGAGTATCAAAAGATCAGAAACAGCATACTTGGGTTTGAGATAGAACACGGATTCCTCagatttctccattttttgAATTGCTTTCTCCAGACCATGAGGAAGATCATAGTTGTCACCTTCTCCGATCTCAAACCGCAATTCCCGCCTGTCAAAAACACGATCTCCATATCGGCCTTCAAACTGGACTGGTAACATAAAACAGAACAAcccagagaaaaatcagaacataTCTATCTATGGTAAGGTGCACGTAGCACAGGCAATACAGGGAGTACCAAAACCTCCTAAAcagtcttttctcttttaacagCTACCTATGCATGGCAGCTACTGGCAACAAATAGAACTGCTGCTACTAGCAGTTGCTACGGctaataaacactttttttgttcatctgtgttttgggtttttttttcactccaaCAAGTGCCAGAACTATTTCCCTTCTTGTTCCTTAGCAAATGGAAATACTATATTATATCAGACTCATCAAGCTTTCATGATCAGATAAGCACTTTATCTGATTCAGTATCTCTGGAGAAGACAGTTGCTGCTGGAAAATGTAGACCTCACTAGAAATAAGAGAATGAAAGCTTACTCTAGGTTGTTAAGTTACTCGGTAAAGGAAAGAGAAGCCATGTATTGCTCTCCCTAGTTGTAGATTGGGAAAAAGGTTCTGCCCTCTCACATGGTAAACCCATTTACTATTTGTGTAACATACTTACTCTCTACAAGCGCACCCTCGTTGGGCTTGGAGTAGCCTTCCCCTTTTTTACGGATTCTTCGGATGATGCCACCGTCTTCATCATCAGTGAGGTCCTCCCCCTTGAACTCAAAAAGTTCTATctgtggagggaagaaaagccGTGCATTTATTCTCTTCACATCAGTTCAGTAACTCACAGGATTTGTTCTCCAGAGATCTTTGAAACTATAACTGTTCAGGAAGCCACTATCTTAGTTAATGTCCTGCAAGGTATTAGATAGCCTAGGCTAAGAAGATGCTGTATTCAGTAGATACTGGATGGAAACCTACGGAAGAGTTTCAGATTATATTCAGTCCTTTACGCCTTCTTCTCCAGCAATCCTGGTCCCCCAATACTACGAATTAGATCCTTTAACTGAAAGGACTGTGAACCTGGCTTCTGAATAAAGCTTACATGAGCCACAATGCTTGGGGACTACTGCAAAAAGAGATTCTGTTGGTTTCTTTAATAGTATTTTTACTAATGTCTGCAGGCAGAAGTATGGATAATGGTTTTTGGGCttgaggttttgtttggtttttttaatgagggaAAACACCTTTTGAACACATTAAGCCAGGAAGAatttgctcccagctgccacTCTGTCGTGCTACCACACTGATCAGCAGCTGTCATTCCCTCTTACTCTACAGTCAAGTAGAGTCACCAGTAGTGTCACTGCATCCAAGGGCCGGAGAGATTTGTAAGTAATGCAAGGacaaaaagagcaggaaaatgaaatacaaagatgCAATCCTTATCCTTAAGTCCTGATTATACCCTTAATTCCATCTATGGTCAAATTCAGATCAACTTTAAAGTGCTTGGAATGGAGCCCAAACTGATTCCAAATGCTTGTCCTgcaatattaaaagaaattcaagaataCCTTTTCAGACTTCAGCTATTCCCCACCTGTTTCTTCATCCTCCTACTCTTGGGCCACAGGACAATAGTTCAAGacttctgtgtcattttccCTTGCATGCCTGAACAGAGTTAGTGTTCTTTTTACGTTTttggtggggggttttttgttgtttggtttttttttgttttttttttttacatttcccCCTCTTGTCATTTGCCTTGTCATTGTGTATTGTGggatcatttcagaaaaaaattatttccaggagaatgataaaacaacaaaaccatgATCTGGCCCACATTTAATCTGAAGTTATGGCTGCAATGAATTCTTTAGAATTTTTAAGAGCTGGTGTTATTGTAGGAGATAACTATCCAGCCTGAATCTTTACACGCCCTCCCAAGTCTCTAATGCAAATCATAGTGTGAAGTGGGAGTACCATGATAAGATGGAAAAATAGTCTAGTCACAAAAGAAATTTGTGTTGCTGCTatgcaattaagaaaaataatcttttgctAACCTATGTTTGAGTAAAACAATAGtaaaaacagcacaaaagagCAAGTCATTATTATGAGCATTGTTTAGACTAAGtaccttgtttaaaaaaaaaaaaagttcagggCTAATGCTGCAGAGGTTCATGACACTGGATTTAAGATACCTGGAATGCAAAAGGAATTGAATATTCACCAGTACAAAGAGTATTTCCACTTCGTATTTTGATGGATACTTAATAACAAGTAATATTCTGGTCTTTCTCTTCAGTCTGTCTGAAGCAAGCTAAGTCATTCTAGAACATCCCACTGATGATCACAGAGGTtcctggcccccccccccttttttaacCTGAACAACAGTATTCTACTGAAGAATCTATTTATATTGCTCAGCAAAAGCAatcatgaggaagaaaaaacaaacgaacaaacaaacaaaaaaaaacccacccccaaaacaccaaaccatAAGACATCCATTATTTCAGGTCATAATGAAATGCTGATGTGGTGATGACATAGCTACAAAGTCTTTTAAGTTTTAGAGGGCCCTTTTTAAGGCAACTTGGACAAATTTTGGTAAGGTGATGGCACTTGCAAAGGAACCATGCTAACATtgctttaaataataaaaaggaaaccaaggagcaagacagaagaaagtGGAAGCTTAAGAGATTTTAAATGCCCAAGAGTCATACTAGTCAGAAATCACTCCTACCTAATAGAACTTAGGAAAACTTTCTGGATCTAAGTTCCATCCCaccgtcccccccccagttcaGGACACACCCAGCACTGCTTATTTGTTGTAGCCAGTCATCTGCAGGCCATTTTGTTAAGGAAGCACAAAACCATCATGGGCAGcttcagtgcttttctttctttctccctttcctcctctaaTACTACTGCTCAGGCAGGCATTAGGGGATACAAGGGGCCATGAATGAAACActacttttatttaaacagtacCTAGAAGATGGACAGGTCAGACTGACATCATTAAGAAAAACCTAGTGGGAAGTGAATAATCTGGATGACTGTATGAGAGAGACTCACTAGTACTCTCATGAAACAAATCCTGTCTTGCAATTAGTGCTTTTATTTATCAAAAAGTTAGGTATTATCTCTTGTTGCAGGACAACAATGTAGCATCCTGTGTACTAGCGCTAAGCCCTTAAGAATGCATTATTATGCTGCCAAGGTAGAAGGTCTTGAGCTTTGAGACACTGTGCGTGGACagtaaaaagcagagaagctgaaCTTCTTCAATAATTGCTACAatgaagttctgtttgttttttcctttccctcaaccaaaatgaaggaagcagaaaaaggtGGAggggtagggaaaaaaaaaccaaaaaacattaGAGTTTGCATTTGAATCATCAGGTCAGAACACAGTAAATGTGTTAGTGTTTTTATCTGCCCTTTCAATCCTGCCCTATATTACACTCAGTATCACTCGCATTTGTGCAAAGCACACATCATTCCAAGCACGTGTAGTTTGATCCAATATAAATAAGCCATGAGTATCTTCAgatttatatgtttaaaaaataatgtttaagaACAGCTTTGCAAGATACTATTTTTCAACAGTCAACTGCAGAAATAATGGCATTAATTTTGATGTACTCAAAATGAGTAAGTTCTCATCCCTTAGTAGCTTGGGATACTACCTGCTGGCAGTAGGTTTTTTAATACTTCCGCACAAAATACATCCTTAATGCTAGTACTCACAAGTTCAGggacaaaagaaatgcaaatacactATCCAAATGTAATACAAATACAATATCCAACTATGTTTAATTTACCCTTCTTAACAGATGCTCAttgtttccattaaaatctAAACAGGCTTTCAGTCCCTAATCCACAAGCTGTTTTTACCTTCCCGAGATATTAGATATTCAATCTTAGAGCAATCATCAGAGCTTAAAAACTTTCCTTATGCCCCCAATGTAGGAGTCCACTCCATTGATTAAGTATTTTAGAAcgaagtaattttaaaaatcacacttaGGAAGAGTCCATCTGCCCTCTCTCAGGtgcaattgatttttttcttggaaaattgAACTGTTTCAGTGATAGCAAAAATATATCCTCCCAAAACACTGTTTAGACTGTTTGTCAGAGCATGCTCCAGAACAGCTTTAATATCATCCTGTAtggaaaaaccaaaccctagTCTCAGCACTCTGAGCAACCACTGACACTACTAAAATAATGCACAAGACACAGCAGCTATTTCCACCCCCTTTTGGGAAGGTgatggggggggcggggaagatGCCTTAAAGATCACTAGGAAACAAGTTCTGTCCTCTGCTGGTGACGTTAAGAAATACCCATGCTAATCAGCTCCATGCTCACCAAGACATGCAGCTCACCTCCGAGGAGACCAGCTGTCCACGTGAATTGTAAAACTAATGTTACCCAGACACCAAACTCAAGACTGCTCAATCTGTCACAGGGACCAAGTGTGTACAAATTACTTTCTATGATCTTAAGATTTATCAGTGTAACCTGGATCCACAGACAGACTTTGGTAATCAACAAACAACTTGAATCCAAACTGTTCTTATGGTGCTTTAAGGCTT
The nucleotide sequence above comes from Buteo buteo chromosome 19, bButBut1.hap1.1, whole genome shotgun sequence. Encoded proteins:
- the FKBP4 gene encoding peptidyl-prolyl cis-trans isomerase FKBP4; the encoded protein is MTAEEMKADGAPMEGADITPKRDEGVLKVVKREGSGTESPMIGDKVTVHYTGWLLDGTKFDSSLDRRDKFSFDLGKGEVIKAWDIAVATMKVGEICRITCKPEYAYGSAGSPPKIPPNATLIFEIELFEFKGEDLTDDEDGGIIRRIRKKGEGYSKPNEGALVEIQFEGRYGDRVFDRRELRFEIGEGDNYDLPHGLEKAIQKMEKSEESVFYLKPNYGFGSAGKEKFQIPPDAELQYEVKLKSFEKAKESWEMNTDEKLEQSCIVKERGTQYFKEGKYKRAALQYKKIVSWLEHESGLSDEEDTKARSLRLAAHLNLAMCHLKLKEYSQALENCNKALELDSNNEKGLFRRGEAHLAVNDFELARGDFQKVIQLYPSNKAAKVQLVTCQQKIREQHEKEKKMYANMFQRLADKDLKSAATLQTSHTEDAEMKDEQNGVEDKSEVDTEA